ATATTTTAAAATTTTCGCTTCTACGCTTCCTTACGCTTCCGCTTCCGCGTCCCCGCTTCCGATTCCATGCAGCATAGATTAATAGTAACAAAAATTTTTATATATACATATGTTTTTATATGTTTTTATTATTATTAAAACCGTAACACTGTATCACGTTTGCTCCGCCTAGAGTCCTAGACCTTAAAAAAGAAATCATGTACCTTATCCAATAATCTCATTTTTCAGCTTTCTTTTAATTTTACTTTTATGGACAAAACATTTACTAAGATCGAAATGAACGAAATTGATAGGTCAGTGCTCTAATCTCATCTCATGTCACTATATCTCACCGTGTTGGTTCAAATTTAAGTACAAAGTGGTCTAAACCCACCGGAGCAAGACCATCTCCAACGGGGTTCTCTCCATTGGGACTCTTTAATATATATATTATGTATATATATGTATATATTATATATATAAATAATTGTGGGATTCACAATTATTGTGGAATCCCATAAATAATAGTATAACTACTAAATTTCTCTCCCAGGCACTTCTTCCGATATGGTCTTTAACCGCTGGGTTGTCTGAAGCATCTTAGGTTTCACTTTCCGTTTTGGGAATCAGATCTCTGACACGACCACCCCAACGTTCAAATTTTTACTCCTCTAGGAAGTATCCACTGGACTTTTCACTACCTCTTCGATTATTCATTGGGTAAACTCCATGAGGAGCTGTTCTCACCGGAACCTACCGGACCAGGCTCGGACCACCGCTACTCCCCCGCAACCAGATGTCTCGGTGCTCCGTCAACAGAACCTACCCATAAGATAATAGAAGTGTAGCACAGAGTCGACCGGTAACTCCTCTGAGCCTCAGTCATAATCTTAGACCCATCCCATCCTCCCTCAAAGGACCACTTGCACATCAGAAACAACTGTCTCAACGTCTTTGAAGATACGCTACTACTACCGCTCTGGACACAGTTCTCTCAAGATAACTTCAATACCCTGCTAGTGAGCTTTACCCACACTACCTTTTCTCGTTTTTCCACAATGGCTCCACATCACTTCACCGCCGCTGAGAAAGGAAAAGGATTAACGTCTCAAGTTGATATCACCCTCTGCAAGCGAGTGAGAGCTCCAACGTTTGATACCTCAGCTCTCATCAGAGATAATGCCCTAACCCTCATTGGGAGAGTCACAAACCCTAGGGAACAACCCATAAGCTCTCTCATCTCGTCGCTACCAAGGAAGTGGAATCTTAAAGGCCAGGTAGTCGGATCTGACTTGGGTCAACTCTGCTTCCAATTTCGCTTTGACTTAGAAGAGGATCTGGTACAGGTGCTCCATGACAGGCCTTTTCACTACAATCACTGGATGCTGATTCTTCAATGGTGGGAGCCCGTGATCTTTCCCCTCTTCCCGTCGCAAATCCTGTTTTGGATAAAACTCCATGGACTCCCACTGCATTTTTGGCAAGAGAAGATGATCTACAACATTGGACAAAATCTGGGAACCCTTCATGATTATAAAATCACCAAGACATCAGCTAGAATCCGTGTCTCCATAGATGGACTCAAACCCCTTGTCAAATCTGCCCTTGTAGAGTTTGATACAGGAGAGGAACTCCCCATCACACTAGACTACGAAGACCTTGGCTATCATTGCTCTGCTTGTAATAGCCTTTCGCATCTAGCTCGTACATGCCCCACTGCGAGGAGACAACTCAGCCTCTCCCCACCCCCTCAGGCTCTCCCATCAAGGAGCCAAAATAAAGATCTACCCTGGACAGCGAAGGCTTCACAACTCCCAAAGGACCAGCCTTTCAACCGAAGAATTGATAGGCATGGAAGGCCATTTGGGGACAGGATCCCACTCCCAGAAGCTAGAGGTCGCCCACTTCAGAACAAAATTACTCCCTCTTTCTATAGACATGTGCCGCCAATGCAAGACACTAGGAAACATAGGTTTCAGCGTAGCAGATCTCCTGTGAGACAGTGGAGAGAGAAGACGTGAAGCCACGATGAACCGCTAGAAGCCAGAGCAGGGATTTCAAAGACACCCCCATGCGCAGACCCCTTAGAGGATTCTGTTACTTCTAGACCCCCTCTGGAACGAAATCTTGAGCTGACAGACTACCCACATCTACCAAGGATCCCTCTGAGAGAGGAGGTGATGGAGGATCTCCGTGAGGTTACCTTCCAGTACACAAATGTAACAGATCCTATAGAAGCCGCTGCAAGACTCCAAAGGGTTATACGCAGTGAAGAGGAAGGTCTAATGGAAGAAACAGCTTCTAGAATCATTGCTGCAGCAGCAAATAACCTGAGACAATGTGAGGACAGAGACAGAGCTCTCCCTGAGGAAGAAACCAAAGTGCAGTCAACGCCTATGGCTAGAGCTGGGACTGGAAGGACTTTAAATCACACCCCTAGATCAACAAGGAACGCGAGAGAGAGATCTGGGGCCTCGCGTAGAACGCAAGCAAGTCCACGCATTTTCGCTGGCACCAATCTGCGGAGGCGCAACATAGCTCAATCAGCATCCAAACACGGGTTTCCTCATGCAGCTCCAATACACTCCTCTCAAGGGAGAGCTCACATCCCAACCTCTACAGAGCCTGCACTGGTAACTGCTTCCCCTTCTGTCAACCCGGTGATGAGAACATCGGATTTTCACACCCTTCCTCCCCCTCTTCCTTAGTCATTTTGAGCTGGAACTGTTGTGGGTTGGGAAACCCCAGAACAGTCCAGAGGCTCAAAGAACTTAATAAGAAGTCTTCCCCTGATGTTATCTTTCTATCTGAAACAAAAACCCTGATGAGTTCGTTTCAAAAGAACTTGAAGAACTAAATTTAGAGGAACAATACCTCTTTGCGCCAGTCACACCAGCCTTGGGAGGATTGGCCCTGTTATGGAAGAAAGACGTCAGTTTATCCATCCTCTCAGCCAACCAAAACTTCATTGATACACTCATCTCTTTTAAAGGGAAAGAGTTTCATGGTACCTTTGTTTATGGTGAACCAGATATTTCAAAGCGGCTGGCAGTCTGGACAGCTATAAGTGACCTGGCTACAAACAGAGACTCTCCTTGGTTCCTCACTGGTGATTTCAACGAAATCACCGACAATTCAGAGAAGTCCGGGGGGGGGNNNGGGGGGGGGGGGGTGGAGAGACCTGAAAGCTCCTTTAGTAACTTTCGCTCTTTCCTATCTGCATGCGACCTGTTTGATCTCAAACACACCGGAAACTTTCTTTCTTGGAGAGGGAAAAGGAACTCCCACCTCGTCCATTGCCGCCTGGATCGGGCGATGGCAAACAATATGTGGTCAGACATGTTCCCAAATGGACAATCCCATTATCTCCAGTTCGAAGCCTCGGATCATAGACCGTTAATATCCACCTTTGACTCCAGGAAGAAGAGATCATCTAGAATCTTCAGATATGATCGACGCCTGCGAGATAACGAAGAGATCACTCAACTTGTCAAGAAAGTCTGGAACGAAACACAAAACTCACCGGTGACAATAAGGATTAGTAGGTGTCGTCATGCCATCTCAGCTTGGAGTAAAAAGTTCCATACCAACAGCAGGAAGCTCATAGGCGAAACAAAAGAAGCCTTGGATGCTGCCATGTCTGCCAGTCTTGCAAATGATGATTTGATTGCTCAACTAAACCTGAAACTACTTAAGGCTTATAAAGCAGAGGAGGAATTCTGGAGGCAGCGAAGCAGGCTACTCTGGCTCACCCTGGGAGATAAAAATACGACGTTCTTTCACGCATCTACAAAAGGCAGAAGAGCTAGAAATATGATCTCTGTGATTGAGAACGCAGAAGGCTTACCAGAGTTTGAGGATGATCAGATTGCAGAGACTATTGGAGCTTACTTCTCCAACATCTTCACATCGTCCGGAACTTCTGCAGTGGAATTAGTAAATAAGGCTATCACACCTTGCATTACTCAAGCCACAAATGAGGAATTAACAAAAATTCCCTCACCTGCTGAGATCAGAGATGCACTCTTTGCTATTCATCCCGACAAAGCTCCAGGCCCCGATGGATTCTCTTCTAGTTTCTTCCAATCGAATTGGGAGGTGGTTGGCTCTGCAATAACAAGGGAGATTCAGTCTTTTTTCGTGGAAGGAACTCTGCCACACTCAATCAATTCAACTCACATCAGGCTAATTCCGAAAATTAAAAGTCCTAAGGCGGTGTCTGATTATAGACCTATTGCCCTATGCAATGTCTATTACAAAGTCATTTCAAAGTTACTCTCCATCAGACTTAAACATGTCCTACAAGAAGTGATCTCTGAGAATCAGTCTGCATTCGTACCTGGACGCATCATATCCGACAACGTCTTGATCACGCATGAGGTCCTGCAGTACCTGAAAACATCTGGAGCTGTTAAACATTGTTCAATGGCCGTTAAGACTGATATCAGTAAAGCGTACGACAGACTGGAATGGTCCTTTATCAATGCAGTCCTTACAAGAATGGGATTTCTAAAGACGCAACCGACCTCCTCGATCTCGCATGGTTGGAGAGGAATCCTGCGGGGCAGAGACCTTCTTCTAAATCACCAAGGCAAGGCAGTAGGAAACGGTGAATCAACATCTGTTGGACAGATTCTTGGATTCAACCAGAGACGAAGCTCAAACCTATTGGCCCCGTCTTCCTCCTAGACAGAGACGTCATGGTCTCAGACCTATTGACACGAGAAACAAGAGAGTGCAATACCGACCTTGTGGAGAAGCTCATGCCTGAACTAAAGGAACACGTACTAAAGCTGCGACCTAGTGTCCTTGGTAAGCATGATGCATACATCTGGCCCCTGCAACAATCAAGATCTTACAGTGTTAAGTCGGGTTACTACTCCACCTTCCTATCACCCAATCAATCGACTGAAAGGACTCGGGGAGATAATAATGAAGGCAAATGGAAAAAACTTATCTGGTCTCGACATCTCCCCCCGAAGCTAAAATTTTTCCTCTGGAAGATAGGCTCCAACGCGCTACCGTCTGGGGAAAATTTACGTAAAAGAGGGATGCTCCAAAACATCACATGTAACCATTGTGGGGAACCAGAGAGTGTGGATCACATCCTCTTTCACTGCCAATACGCAAACGAGGTCTGGAGGTATGGAGGTATGGACCGTACCATCGATACAACTGATGCTACAACGTTCTTCGAAAAGCTTGAGAGATCTTGGAACCTAACTCCCCTCCCACCTTATGGATTCACGGGCAATGCTTTGCCGTGGATATGCTGGGCAATCTGGACCTCCAGGAACCAACGGATCTTCGAAAATAGATCCCAATCGCCAGAAGAAACAGCTCTAAAAGCGATCCATGCCCTCAAGGAATGGGAGATTGCGCAACCCCCGAGCCTGAAAATCCCCAAATCATTGACTACTGGCCAGCAACACGATCCGATGGTCCTTGATCCCTCTGAAATCTTCTGTAACACTGACGCGTCCTGGAGTCACACCTCTAAAGAAACAGGACTAGCTTGGATCTTCACAAATGGATCAGCAACAGAGATATTTTGCGGGTCGATCAAGCAAAGCGCAGTCTCATCGCCATGCATGGGCGAAGCTCTGGCGATCAGAGAGGCCTTACTCCAAGCAGCCACCAATCACTACTCCATTATCTGTATTCGAACAGACTCTCAAGTGCTTGCACAAGCTATCACCTCTCGACGGAAGACGACGGAACTCTACGGAATTCTATCATATATCGACGAGCTCGCTTTCTCCTCTTCCTCCCCCTTTATCAATTGTCGTTTTACTTATATTTCTAGGGCCAATAACGGGCCGGCTGATGGGCTTGCCAAGGCCTGTCTGGTAGCACAGCCCGTTGTAAACCCAAACCAAAACTCTGTTTAATTTCTTAATGAAATTTCATGTTGCTCAAAAAAAAAAGTTCTTAAAACTCTCTTTTAAGAACCCTTAGAGCACCATTAACCCTAGCACCCCAAGTGGGGTGCTTAATTTTTTTTTTGAATTTTTCTCTGATTTTAAAAAAAAAATTTAAAATAAACCAATCGCGGGCCGCCACGTGTCAGTGGGGCCCGCGAAACAGCTCAAGCATCGACACTAGATATGGCGTCTTTGGCGTCGTTTTTTCTCCTTTTGTGGTGGAACCCACCCCTAAGCACTCCTCTTAGCTCCTGCATTAATTTTGCTCTTAGAACTTGATTATTGGAGAGTTCTGAAGTTCTTAGCGGAATATATATTTAAGAACCGGTTCTTAGCTTTTTTAGTTAAAAGTTAAGAGACGGGTTCTTATATTACGCTAATAATTTCACTATAAGAACCTCCAATAATCATGCTCTTATCTATGGGTTCCACAAAAATTGTGGATCCCATAATTATTTATACATATATAATATATACATATATATAGATACATAACACATATATCATAACCTAGTTTTTCCATCCAATTTTTATCCATGTATAAAACAATTATCTTTAAACCATGAAAATGCGACTGGATGGAGAGAGATATTTTGGGCATGAAAATGCTTTTATTTTTCTTAGCAAATGTTAATATTTCAATGTGTAAAAACGCTTTGAGAAAAAAAAAACATGTGGGCCATCATCTTACTTCCACTAACATTATTCCAAAGTTATAAAATAATATCTGTCCGAAGAATTTTTTCTCTTGTCCAATCAAATTATGCAGATCAACACACTACTCTCTCTTATTAGTGGAATCTAATTATTCATTTTCGAAAAATAGAACAGCTAAAAAAGGAAGAAACAAAAGCTCATTTTCGACATAATTAATTAAGTCGTCTTTCTTAGGGGTGATCGTTCGGGTACCCATTCGGGTTCGGTTCGGGTCTATTCGGGTTTCGGGTTTTCGGGTTCAAAGATTTCAGCCCCATTCGGGTATTTCTAAATTTCGGTTCGGGTTCGGTTCGGATCTTTGCGGGTTCGGTTCGGGTTCGGATAACCCATTTAAATTATTTTAAAATTTTTAAAATTCATTATATACTTTAAATTTCTCAAAATCTATAAACAAAACAATATATTACATACAAATTTGAATAGCATATGTCAGAGTACCTAAAATTAACATATAAATTGGTTTGGTTTGAATATTTGGATTGAGAATCAATAAGTATTGTTGGTGTTTTGAGTATACTTTAGCTATTTTAGCCATGTTACTTTTGACTATTTGTATATATTTATAAGTATTTTGGATAAGTTAAAAGTATCTTATATATTTTGATGTTCTTAATATATATTAAATCTAAAAATAATTAATATATATAGGTATATAAATCAATTTCGGATATAATCGGGTACCCGAAATATTTCGGTTCGGATCGGGTTCGGTTTCGGTTCTCTAAATACCAAATTTTTGAACCCATTCGGATATTTAATCAATTTCGGTTCGGNNNNNNNNNNNNNNNNNNNNNNNNNNNNNNNNNNNNNNNNNNNNNNNNNNNNNNNNNNNNNNNNNNNNNNNNNNNNNNNNNNNNNNNNNNNNNNNNNNNNNNNNNNNNNNNNNNNNNNNNNNNNNNNNNNNNNNNNNNNNNNNNNNNNNNNNNNNNNNNNNNNNNNNNNNNNNNNNNNNNNNNNNNNNNNNNNNNNNNNNNNNNNNNNNNNNNNNNNNNNNNNNNNNNNNNNNNNNNNNNNNNNNNNNNNNNNNNNNNNNNNNNNNNNNNNNNNNNNNNNNNNNNNNNNNNNNNNNNNNNNNNNNNNNNNNNNNNNNNNNNNNNNNNNNNNNNNNNNNNNNNNNNNNNNNNNNNNNNNNNNNNNNNNNNNNNNNNNNNNNNNNNNNNNNNNNNNNNNNNNNNNNNNNNNNNNNNNNNNNNNNNNNNNNNNNNNNNNNNNNNNNNNNNNNNNNNNNNNNNNNNNNNNNNNNNNNNNNNNNNNNNNNNNNNNNNNNNNNNNNNNNNNNNNNNNNNNNNNNNNNNNNNNNNNNNNNNNNNNNNNNNNNNNNNNNNNNNNNNNNNNNNNNNNNNNNNNNNNNNNNNNNNNNNNNNNNNNNNNNNNNNNNNNNNNNNNNNNNNNNNNNNNNNNNNNNNNNNNNNNNNNNNNNNNNNNNNNNNNNNNNNNNNNNNNNNNNNNNNNNNNNNNNNNNNNNNNNNNNNNNNNNNNNNNNNNNNNNNNNNNNNNNNNNNNNNNNNNNNNNNNNNNNNNNNNNNNNNNNNNNNNNNNNNNNNNNNNNNNNNNNNNNNNNNNNNNNNNNNNNNNNNNNNNNNNNNNNNNNNNNNNNNNNNNNNNNNNNNNNNNNNNNNNNNNNNNNNNNNNNNNNNNNNNNNNNNNNNNNNNNNNNNNNNNNNNNNNNNNNNNNNNNNNNNNNNNNNNNNNNNNNNNNNNNNNNNNNNNNNNNNNNNNNNNNNNNNNNNNNNNNNNNNNNNNNNNNNNNNNNNNNNNNNNNNNNNNNNNNNNNNNNNNNNNNNNNNNNNNNNNNNNNNNNNNNNNNNNNNNNNNNNNNNNNNNNNNNNNNNNNNNNNNNNNNNNNNNNNNNNNNNNNNNNNNNNNNNNNNNNNNNNNNNNNNNNNNNNNNNNNNNNNNNNNNNNNNNNNNNNNNNNNNNNNNNNNNNNNNNNNNNNNNNNNNNNNNNNNNNNNNNNNNNNNNNNNNNNNNNNNNNNNNNNNNNNNNNNNNNNNNNNNNNNNNNNNNNNNNNNNNNNNNNNNNNNNNNNNNNNNNNNNNNNNNNNNNNNNNNNNNNNNNNNNNNNNNNNNNNNNNNNNNNNNNNNNNNNNNNNNNNNNNNNNNNNNNNNNNNNNNNNNNNNNNNNNNNNNNNNNNNNNNNNNNNNNNNNNNNNNNNNNNNNNNNNNNNNNNNNNNNNNNNNNNNNNNNNNNNNNNNNNNNNNNNNNNNNNNNNNNNNNNNNNNNNNNNNNNNNN
The DNA window shown above is from Brassica oleracea var. oleracea cultivar TO1000 chromosome C3, BOL, whole genome shotgun sequence and carries:
- the LOC106330316 gene encoding uncharacterized protein LOC106330316; the protein is MVSDLLTRETRECNTDLVEKLMPELKEHVLKLRPSVLGKHDAYIWPLQQSRSYSVKSGYYSTFLSPNQSTERTRGDNNEGKWKKLIWSRHLPPKLKFFLWKIGSNALPSGENLRKRGMLQNITCNHCGEPESVDHILFHCQYANEVWRYGGMDRTIDTTDATTFFEKLERSWNLTPLPPYGFTGNALPWICWAIWTSRNQRIFENRSQSPEETALKAIHALKEWEIAQPPSLKIPKSLTTGQQHDPMVLDPSEIFCNTDASWSHTSKETGLAWIFTNGSATEIFCGSIKQSAVSSPCMGEALAIREALLQAATNHYSIICIRTDSQVLAQAITSRRKTTELYGILSYIDELAFSSSSPFINCRFTYISRANNGPADGLAKACLVAQPVVNPNQNSV